In Streptacidiphilus sp. P02-A3a, the DNA window CCGACGGCCTCGACCGCTTCGACGCCGTCTGGCTGGTGCCCGGCAGCCCGTACCGCAGCGAGGCCGGGGCGCTGCGCGCGGTCCGGATCGCCCGTGAGCGGGGGATCCCGTTCCTGGGCACCTGCGGCGGTTTCCAGCACGCGCTGCTGGAGTTCGCGCGCGACGTCTGCGGGCTGGCCGTCGGCCACGCGGAGAACCAGCCGGAGGCGGAGGACCCGCTGATCGTGCCGCTCGCCTGCTCGCTGGTCGGGCACGAGGGCGCGGTCACGGTGGAGCCGGGGTCGCTGGCGGAGCGGATCCTGGGGGTGGAGCGGTCGGTCGAGCGCTACCACTGCGCCTACGGGGTCGCCCCGGGGCACCTGGAGCTGCTGCGGGCGCACGGGCTGCGGTTCAGCGGCCACGACGACGCGGGCGAGGTGCGGATCGCCGAACTGCCCGGGCACCCGTTCTTCCTCGCCACCCTGTTCCAGCCCGAGCTGGCGGGCGACGGGACCCGGCCGCATCCGGTGGTCCGGGCGCTGGCCGCGGCCGCGGTCCGGCACGCGGCGGTGGCGTACGCGGGCAGCTGACCCCGGTCAGTCGCCCTGGTAGGCCGGGACCCGGCTGGGGCGGGGGCGCTGCTCGGACTCGACCAGCGGCAGGTAGCGCGGGGCGACCACCCGGGACAGGGCGATCTCGCTGGTGGAGCGGACCACGGTGGGGATGCGGTTGATCCGGATCAGCGTCTCCTGGAGGTGCTCGTTGGACCGGGCCGCCACCCGGCAGCTGATGTCCGACAGGCCGGTCGTCCCGTGCGCCTCCAGGATCTCCGGGACCCGGGCCAGCTCCTGGGCTATCTCGTCCAGCCCGCCCTGGGCGATCTCCAGGCTGACGAACGCCAGTACCGGGTATCCGGCGGCGGGCAGGTCGACGTCCGGACCGTAGCCGGTGATCACCCCCGCCTGCTCCAGCCGGTGCACCCGCGCCTGGGCGGTGGCCCGGGAGACGCCGGTCAGCCGGGAGATCTCCAGGAAGCCCATCCGCGGGTGCTCGCCCAGGGTGCGGATCAGCAGCGCGTCGAGCTGGTCCAGAGTGATGCGCTGTTCTTCCATCTCATGCTCCTGCGGCGGGACACTGCTTAGCAGATTGCACAGCTTATCCATGAGATGTTGTCACAGGGCCGGGCTAGGTCGTCTACTGCCTCCCGTCAGCAGACACCACCCGGGGACGGGAGCACGCCATGGCCTCGCCAGCCGTACTGACCGAGGCCGGGGCCGGAGCGCGCGAGCCGGTCCGCCTCAGGAACGCGTGAGGGGTTCGACATGGTCTACTACCGCAGCATCGGGGCGGTCCCGCCCAAACGCCACACCCAGCACCGGGACCCCGAGGGGCGGCTGTACTTCGAGGAGCTGATGGGGGAGGAGGGCTTCTTCTCCGACTCCTCGCTGCTGTACCACCGGAATCTGCCCTCGTCCCTGGTCGACAGCCGGATCTGGGACCTCCCCGAGGACAAGAGCGAGCCCAACCACCCGCTCAAGCCCTACCACTTCCGGCTGCACGACCTGTTCCCCGGCGAGAGCTGGCGGCAGGCCGACCCGGTACGCGACCGCCGCACCGTCCTCGGCAACGCCGACGTGCGGATCGCCTACGTCGCCGCCGGGCTGCCCTCGCCGCTGTACCGCAACGGGATCGGCGACGAGTGCGTCTACGTGGAGTCCGGGCAGGGCGTGCTGGAGAGCGTCTTCGGCAGCATCGAGGTCGGCGAGGGCGACTACGTGGTGGTGCCGCGCGCCACCACCCACCGCTGGCTGCCCACCGGGCAGACCCCGCTGCGGCTGTACGCGATCGAGGCCGCCAGCCACATCACCCCCGCCAAGCGCTACCTCTCCAAGTACGGGCAGCTGCTGGAGCACGCCCCCTACTGCGAGCGCGACCTGCGCGGCCCCAGCGGGCCGCTGCTGGTCGACGACCCCGCCGACACCGAGGTGTACGTCAAGCACCGCGTCGGCGGCGGCATCGGCGGCACCGTGTTCACCACCCCCGGGCACCCCTTCGACGTGGTCGGCTGGGACGGCTGCCTCTACCCGTACGCGCTGAACATCCGCGACTACGAGCCGATCACCGGCCGGATCCACCAACCCCCGCCGGTGCACCAGGTGTTCGAGGGCAACGGCTTCGTGGTCTGCAACTTCGTCCCGCGCAAGGTCGACTACCACCCGCTGTCCATCCCCGTGCCCTACTACCACTCCAACGTCGACAGCGACGAGGTGATGTTCTACTGCGGCGGCGACTACGAGGCCCGCAAGGGCTCCGGCATCGGCCAGGGCTCGGTCTCGCTGCACCCCGGCGGCCACACCCACGGACCGCAGCCCGGCGCGTACGAACGCAGCATCGGCGCCGAGTACTTCGACGAGCTCGCGGTCATGGTCGACACCTTCCGCCCGCTGGACCTGGCCGAGGGCGCCCGCGCCACCGACGACGGACGCTACGCCTGGAGCTGGAGCGGACGGGGGCCCGCCGAGTGAGCGAGCAGCGACCGCTGGTACCGCCGCTGCTCGCCGGGCTCTGCGACGACGCCGCGCTGTTCCCGCCCGGCAACGCCCCGGTGGCGGCGGCCGTGCCCGCGCACCGCGGGCACCGGGCCGCCTGGTACGCCGACCTGGTCGGCCCGTTCCTGCTCGGCGCCGACCGGATCGCCGAGGTGGGCGACGCGGCGGCCGGGGAACCGCTCGACGTGGTGCTGGTGGTCCGCGCCGGTCCGGCCGCCCTCGCCGAGGCGCTCGACCGGCTGGCCGCGCGGCCCGCGCTGCGCCTGCTCGGCGTCGAGCTGGGACCGGACGCCGACGGCACCCCCGCCGACGCCGCCGCGCGCTGCCGTGACGCGCTCGCCCGCGAACTGCCGCCCGGCGCGGCGGGCGTGGTGGAGCTGCGCCGCCCCGCCGACGGCGACAGCGCGCGCGGACGCGCCGCGCTGGAGGCCGCGCTGGACCTGCTCGCGGCCGCCGGTCTGCGGGCCAAGTACCGCACCGGCGGCCTTGAGCCGCAGGCCTTCCCGTCCGCCGCGGAGCTGGCGGCCCTGGTCGGCGGCTGCGCCGCGCGGGCGCTGCCGTTCAAGTGCACCGCCGGGCTGCACCACGCCGTCCGGCACACCGATCCGGCGACCGGTTTCACCCATCACGGCTTCCTCAATATCCTGGCGGCCACGGACGCGGCGCTGCGCGGCGCGGCAGGGGGGGACGTGGCGGAGGTGCTGGAGTGCCGGCAGGGCGGCGAACTCGCCGCCGCGCTCGCCGACGCCCCGGCCGCCCCCGGCGCCGACACCCGGGCCGACGCACTGCGGGCGGTGTTCACCGCCTACGGCACCTGCAGCGTCACCGAGCCGCTCGCGGATCTGGCCGCGCTCGGCCTGCTCACCCGCCCGGACGCCGACCTGCCCGCTGACCCCACGCACCCCGACACCCTGGACCGCGCATGACAGTCTCCTGGCTCGACCTGCCCGCCGACACGCTGTTCGGCCTGCACAACCTGCCCTACGGGGTGTTCACCACCGCCGTCGAGGGCGACCGCCGCCGGATCGGGGTCGCCGTCGGCGACCAGGTGCTGGACGCCGCCGCCGCGGCCCGGGCCACCGGGCTGGACGCCCGGCTCGCCGACCTGCTGGCCGGTCCCAGTCTCAATCCGCTGCTGGCCGCCGGGCGCGCCGACTGGACGCTGGTCCGCGCCGCGCTCACCGACTGGCTGACCGACCCCGGCCACCGCGCCGCCGTCGAGCCCTGCCTGCTACCGCGCGCCGAAGCGGTGCTGCACCTGCCGTTCGAGGTCGCCGACTATGTCGACTTCTACGCCTCCGAGCACCACGCGACCAACCTGGGACGGCTGTTCCGCCCCGGCACCGAGCCGCTGACACCCAACTGGAAGCACCTGCCGATCGGCTACCACGGCCGGTCCGGCAGCGTGGTGGTCTCCGGCACCCCGGTCGTCCGCCCGAACGGCCAGCGCAAGGCCCCGGCCGACGCCGCGCCGAGCATCGGCCCGAGCCGACGGCTCGACATCGAGGCCGAGGTCGGCTTCGTCGTCGGCGTCCCCTCGGCGCTGGGCACGCCGGTGCCGCTGGCGGACTTCGCCGAGCACGTGTTCGGCGTCTGCCTGGTCAACGACTGGTCCGCGCGTGACATCCAGGCCTGGGAGTACGTCCCGCTCGGCCCGTTCCTGGGGAAGTCCTTCGCCACCTCGGTCTCGCCGTGGGTGGTCCCGCTGGACGCGCTCGCCCACGCCCGGACCACGCCCCCGGCCCGCGACGTGGAGCCGCTGCCCTACCTGGACGACCGCGACGGCGCCGACCCCTGGGCCCTCGACCTGTCGCTGGAGGTGCGGCTGAACGGCACCCCGGTCTCCCGGCCGCCGTTCGCCGGGATGTACTGGACGGCGGCGCAGCAACTCGCCCACCTGACCGTCAACGGCGCCGGCCTGCGCACCGGCGACCTGTTCGCCTCCGGCACCGTCAGCGGCCCCGACCGGGGCACCGAGGGCGCCCTGATCGAGCTCACCTGGAACGGCGAACGGCCCGTCGAACTCGCCGACGGATCGGTCCGTTCGTTCCTGGAGGACGGCGACGAGGTGGTCATCACCGCCACCGCCCCCGGCCCCGACGGCAGCCGCGTCGGCTTCGGCGAGGTCACCGGCCGGGTGCTGCCCGCCCGGGACCCCGCGAGCCGCTGAGCCGACCGGGCCTGGATCAGGCGTCACGGACGCCCTGCCCGACCAGCCCTGCCCGACCAGCTCTGGCGGTGCCGGGTCAGCCGGTGCCGCTCAGCAGCCCGCGTTCCTTCTCCGGGGCGATCCCGAGCACGGTGCCGCCCTGCCGGTACGGCTCGGTCGCCGGGCCGCGCTCGCGCATCCAGGCCCAGGTGTCGCGGACGGTCTCGGCGATCGGGCGGCAGCGCAGCCCGGCGCGCCGCGCGCGGCTCGTGTCGACCTGCCAGATGGCCGACCAGTCGGGCAGGTCCGGGGCCCAGACCGGCAGTTCGGTCCACGGCTGGACCTCGGCGGCGAGCAGCACGGCCTCGTCCGTCCAGCTCAGCTCGGCCCCGCTGCCGGTGGCGTCCACGCAGGCGGTGAGCAGGTCGCCGAAGGTGGCCGCGCCGATCGGCGAGGTGGTGAGATAGCGTCCGGCGGCGCCCTGCTCCAGCCGGTCGCGGCCGAAGGCGGCCAGGTCGCGGGCGTCGATCGCCTGGATGCCGCGCCCGGGCTCGCCGGGCGCGAGCACCCGGCCGCCCCGGGCGATCCGGTCCAGCCACCAGGGCAGCCGACCGGTGTTCTCGTGCGGCCCGATCAGCAGGCCGCAGTTGAGGATCAGGGACCGGTCGGCGCCGAAGCGCTCCAGCAGGGCGCGTTCGCAGCCCGCCTTGAGGTGGTTGCCGGACGGCTGGTCGGCGGGGGTGTCGGCCGGGCAGGGGTGCCGGGTGGAGTCCTCGTCGATGGGGACGCTGCCCCAGTCCGCGTAGGCGTGGACCGAGGAGACGAGGGTGTAGTGCCCGGTGCGCGGCTCCAGCAGCCGGGTGCTGAGCGCGACGGAGTGCGGCTGCTGGGGGGAGGTGTCGACCACCGCGTCCCAGCGGCGGTCGGCGACCAGCCGCTCCAGGTCGGCGGGGGAGTCGCGGTCACCCCGGACCGCCTCCACCCCGGGCTGGTCGGGACCGCTGCGGCCGCGGTTGAAGGTGGTCACCTCGTGGCCGCGGTCGAGCAGGTCGGTGACGTAGGCACGGCCGAGGAAGGACGTGCCGCCGAGTACCAGGATCTTCATCCGGCCAGTCTGCCGCCGCGGGATCCGGGACGACCACGGTGTTCGCTGCGGGCTCAGCCGAACAGGTTGTCCAGGAAGGCGCTGCTGAAGACCCTGCCCGGGTCCAGCGCGTTCAGCGTCGCCACCGCGGTGTCCCAGCCGTCGTCCGCCGCCTGGCCCGCACGGTAGGAGTCGGGGATGTCGGCGCCGATGACGGCGCTGTCGGTCCAGGCCCCGGCCGCGGTGTTCGCCCACTCCTTGGACCACTCGGCGTGCACCGCGCCGTAGGAGCCGGTGAAGTTGCTGCGGATCCACTGCTCCATGGCGGCGGCGAAGGCGTGGTCGCCCGGGGTGATCGGGACGGTGGTCATGTCGAACCAGACGGCGGTGTCCCACTCCGGGTGGTCCGGGCGGGTGCGCAGCGGTGACAGCTGCGCGCCGAGGGCGCCGGGGACCTGACAGTCCGCGACCTGGTCCAGGCCGGTGACCCGGATCTCCAGCGGGCCGTTCATCGGGTACAGGCCCTGCGCCTGGTAGGCCGCGAGCTGCGCCTGGTAGGCCGCGAAGAAGTCGCTGACCACGCTCTGCACGTTCGCCCGGCTGGTGACCACGTTCCAGCAGGTGGAGGTGATCCGCAGGGTGGTCGGCCGGACGTACGCCAGCATGTCGCTGGACCAGCCCCACAGGTCCCAGCTGTCGGTGGCGATCAGTCCGGCGCTGATGGCGTCCATCTGGGCGGCGGTGAAGGTGGGCGTGGCGCCGGCGTTCCCGGCGATGATCTCCGAGAGCAGGTCGGAGACGCTCTGCGGGACGATGTCGTTGAAGGGGTAGTTGTACGGGCTGTTCACCGCCCGGCTGGTCCAGGGCTGGGACGGGGTGGGCGTGAGGACCCGCAGCCAGGGCGAGGTGGTGAACGGGAACCAGATGCAGACCACCCGTCCCGAGCCGCTGACGTAGCTGGCCAGCGAGCGGGATCCGGCGGTCGCGGGCGGGGCGTAGATCTCGGCGGCGGGCACGTCGAACCAGCTCTGGCAGCGCAGCCGTTGGTCCGGGCCGACGCGCAGCGTGACCTCGGTGACGAAGGCCCGGCCGACGTGGGTGATCAGGGCCTGGATCCGCGGATCGGTCCGCTGGAAGGTCTGCAGTGTGTACGCGGCGGTGGACTCGTCCCAGGCCACGGCGGTCAGGCTGACCACCAGGTTGCCGACCGAGCCGTAGGTGTGGCCGGGCAGGGGGGTCTCCCCCTGCGCCGGGACGCCGGTGCCCCGGCCGCCGGTGGCGAGCACCCCGCCGAGGGTGGCGTAGCCCAGCACCGGGAACGCGGTGAGCCCGTAGCCGGCGCTCTTGAGGACGGCGAGCAGGTTGTCCATGGTGACGCCGGGCTGGGCGGTGACGCTCGCGGGCGAGCCCGGGCTGACGCTGACGGCGGTGAGGTTGCCGGTGTCCACCAGCACCACCTGCGCGGGCGGCGTCGCGGGGTCGATCACCACCGGGGACCAGCTGTAGCCGGCGCCGAGCGGCCGCAGCCGCCAGCCCTGCGCGTGGGCCCAGTTGGCGAGGGTGACCACGTCCTCGGGGGCGGTCGGGGCACAGGTCCACAGGCCGTCGACGGTCACCTCCTCGGACCAGTTCTGGAAGGTCTGCTGGTACAGCGTGATGCCCGCCGGGAAACCGGGCGGCTGCGCGATGGTCGTCGCGGCGTCGGCGGCCGGGATCCGCCCGGCCGGAGTCCACTGCAGGGCGCTCAGCGCCACCGCGCCGGCGACCCCGCCCAGCAGCGCACGGCGGGAGAGGTGCGCACCGGCGCCGGGATCGGCCGCCGCCGGGTCATGACTGGTCTCTGCCATCGGTTCGCAGCCCTCCGAAGGGATCTGACGATACGTCAGATAAGAAGCTGCGACGTCGGCGCGGAGAAGTCAAGGCCCGCGGCGGCGATCGGTCGTGCCCGTGCGGTCGGGGGGTGGCCCTGCGGGGGCGGTGGCCTGGTGGCTGGTGCGGTAGCGGCCCGGGGTCGTGCCGATGATGTGGGTGAACGCCGCGATGAAGCTGCTGGGGTTGGCCCATCCGCAGGCGGCGGCGGTCCGGGTGGTGTCGTGGCCCTCGGCGAGGAGCACGAGCGCGTGGTGGACGCGGAGTTGGGTGCGCCACTCGTAGAAGGTCATGCCGAGTTCGTTGTGGAAGAGCCGGCTGAGGGTGCGCGGGCTGGCTCCGATCGTCCTGCCGAGTTCGGCCAGCGTGGCGTTGTCCGCGGGCGTCCCGTGCAGCAGCCGGGCGACGGCCCGCAGCCGGTCGTCCCGTGGTTCGGGCAGGTGCAGCGGCTGTTCGGGTGCTTCGCGGAGCTCCTCGACGAGGACCCGGAGCAGGCGGGAGCGCGCCGAGCGGCTGTAGTCGGGCGCGGCGGGGTCGTAGTTGCGGGGGCCGGTCAGGGCGAGCAGGACCTCGCGGGCCAGGCCGGAGGCCAGGAACACGGCGGGATGGTCCGGGACCAGCCGGGCGAGGGACGGCGCGAGGAAGACGATCCGCATGTCGGTGTCGCCGTGGGCGCGGTGGTAGTGGGTGAACCCGGCGGGGGTCCAGGCGACCCGGTTGGCGGGGACGATCGACGTGCCGCGCTCGGTGTGCACCGCCAGGACGCCGCTGGCCGCGTACACCAGGTGGCCACGGGCGTGCGCCTGCACCGCACTTGCCTCGCCGGACGGCCGCAGGTGGCGCCCGCCGGAGGGCCACACGTGCGACGTCGCCGCGGCGATCGGGCGAGGTTGGCGGTGAACGGGCATCGGTTGGCATCCTAGCGGTGGCAAGCCACACCCTGGTCCGGTGAGACTTTCTTCCAGGCCGAGCGGTCACCGGTCGCGCGGAGCGCCCGACCGCACCCCATGGCGTCGAGGCGGTGTGCCTCGACACCGCGGCCTGGGAGAGAAGGAGAAACGCATGGCCACGTTCGTCCTCGTGCCCGGCGCCTGGAAGGGCTCCTGGGCGTTCGAGTCGGTGGTTCCGCTGCTGGAGCGCGCCGGTCACACCGTTCACGCGCTGACCCTGACCGGTCTGCGTCCGGGTGACGACAACCCGACGCTCGCGACCGCCAACCTGGACACCCACGCCGACGACGTGTTGCGGCACCTCGACCGCCACGGCGTCAGCGACGCGACGCTGGTCGGCCACAGCTACGCCGGGATGGTGATCGCCGCCGCCGCGGACCGCGCCGACGGCCGGATCTCACGACTGGTGCATCTCGACGCCTACGTACCGCGCGACGGCGAGTCGTGCTGGTCGTCGACGAACGAGCACTTCCGGAAGGTGTTCGCCACCGGCGCCGCGGCCACCGGCCACAGCGTCCGCCCGCCGGAAGGCGGCGACCCCCGCCGCCGTCCGCACCCGCTCGCCTCGTTCCTGCAGACGATCCGGCTCACCGGCGCGTTCGCCCGGGTCCCCCGCCGGGAGTTCGTCTACTGCTCGGGATGGGAGGACCGGACCCCGTTCGCGGCACTCCGCACCCGGCTCCGAGCCGATCCCGAGTGGCGGGTCCACGACCTCCCGACCCGACACGACGCCATGCACGAGGCCCCGGAGGCAGTCGCGGCGATACTGCTCGGCAGATGAGTTCCAGGACGGGGGTGTTCGGAAAAGTGGGGGAGTCCAGGGGGAACCTTCGCTCGGCTGCCGGACACAACTAGGGCATGGAACTGAACGACCGGGAGGCGTAAGGCCGACCGGTCCGAGGCCGAGGACCTCACGGCTTCTGGCGTCATTCAGTCCGAAGAATCCCGTCCACGTGGAGGAGGTCGCACGATGAATGGCATGCAGGGCATTCCCGCGGCTCCCCCCGATCGTGATCTGCCGAACCGTCGGCGGATCCGAGAGGAACTGCTCATGAGGATCAATCCTGAGGACAAGCCCGCTTCGGCGCGCCGGAGTTGGGGACTGCCGCTCGGCATCGCCGCCGGCGTCGCCGTGGTGAGCGTCGGTGCTGTGACCGCCTTCGGCGGGCACGCGACCGCCAAGCCGGAGTTCGTCACCACCGCGCTCGGCGCTGGAATCCCGACCAGCAGCCCCACCGCGTCGGCCAGTCCCAGCGCGGCGCCGACCCACAGCGCGACGCCGGGCTCCAGCGCGGCACCGGGCACCGGCTCGGGCGGCGGTGGCCTGGTGACGTCGAGCCCGGTGACCCCCGTCCCCGTCACGTGGACGTTCACCAGCGGGAAGACGACCCCGATCGACGCCGGGACCGTCACCAAGATCCTGGCCTCCTGCCTGGGTTCCGCGGCCTCGCAGTACCACGCGGTGATCGCGGTCCGTACTCCGGTCGCCTCGTCGGACTGGGACGGCGCCGTCGTCGCCGTCAACTCCGCCGCCCAGTACGTGCAGTGCGAGACGAAGGGCGACCAGGGCACCAGCCAGGACTCCCCGCCGACCTTCATCAACAACCGCCTGTGGAACGCCGGTCACACCATCGAGTTCTTCGACTCCTTCGGTGAGGCGGTCGGCCAGGGGCAGTACCTGTCGCTGGGCGCCGGGCACTACACGTCCAAGGTCGCCAAGGTCACCATCAGCTACGGCTCCAACCCGACGGAGTACCCGGCGATCATGGCGGGTGGCGCGTTCTTCTACGCGTCGGACATGAGCTCCGGCACGTCCGTCTCCTCCGGTCCCGGCTCGTTCGTCCCGGGCCCGGACCCGTACATCCACGCCTACAACGCGGCCGGTCAGGAGATCTACAACCAGGTGAAGGACTCGTAAGTCGGTCCGCCCACCACTCTGCCGCTGCCCCGGCGACATGCCGGGGCAGCAGTGCGCGGAGCCGTGCCCGCCGTCGGCCGACTCCGTGAGCGGTGCTGCCGGATCCTACGGGAGGGGAAGGCGCTTCTTGGCCTCTTGGTAGAGGTCGTCGGGCAACGGCCCCTTCTCCGCGACGGCGATGTTGCCGACCAGGTGGGCCGGGTTGGAGGTGCCGACGATCGTGGTCGACAGGCCGGGGTGGCTGAGCGTGAAGCGCAGCACGAACTCCATGTTGCTCATGCCGGACTCGCTCAGGAGGTCGGCGATGCCGGAGGTCTCCCAGTTCTGCTGGGCGACGCCGGGGCTCTGGCTCAGCGGCCCGCTCCGCCAGTTCTTGTCCTCCGACGCGGCGCCGCGCGCGGCCCCGCCCCGGACCAGCGTGCCCGCGCCCGCGTCGGCGGCCCGGGTGATGAGCGCCTCGTGATCGCGCTGGACCGCCGAGTACGGGATCTGGAAGACGTCGAAGACGCCCATCGCGAGGTGGTCGGGCAGGTTCGGCAGGATGCCCGACATGCCGATGAAGCGGATCTTGCCTTCGGCCTGGAGCTCCTTGAGCGTCTCGACCGTGCGGTCCTCCCGGAGCGTCGCCTCGCTCGGCGACATGTGCACCTGGACCAGGTCGAGGCGGTCGGTGCGCAGCCGCCGCAGCGACCGCTCGACGTTGGCGCGGACGTTCCCGGGACTGAAGTCGTGCGGGTAGGGCGGCGGCGCGTCGGCCGATGCCTCAAGCGGGCAGCCGCACTTGGAGGAGAGGAAGAACTCGTCCCTGCGATGGCCGATGTGAGTGCCGATCAGTTCCTCGCTGCGGCCGTAGTCGGGCGAGGTGTCGATCAGGTTGATACCGCCGTCGAGGACCGCGTTCAGCAGTCGGCCCGCGTCGTCGTCCGCAATCTCGGGACCGCGCGGCACGCCCCTCAGCTCCATGGCGCCGTAGCTGAGGATGGTCACATCCTCGCCGGTGTTCCCGAGGGCTCGCTTCATGATCGTCATGTTTCCTCATCCTACGCCAGAGGGTGGGCTAGGCCCGGCTGCGGGCCAGGCGGGCGATGGTGAAGGCGCCTTCCGGGAGTTCGTCGCGCTGCCAGCCGAAGGCGCCGGTCGGGCTCATGCCGTCGCCCTCGTTGTTGTGCGCGAGCAGCACCGAGTAGAGGTTGACCGAGCCCCGCTGCCGCAACTGCTCCCGCAGGTCCGCCGGTTCGACATCGGCGAGGTGCCGGTGGGTCACCGTCAGCGCGCCGTAGTCGCGGCGCCACTCCGGTTCGAGCAGGTACGGCAGTTGGGTCTGCCGGTCGGCGGTGGCCCCGGCCTGGGTCTCCCGGTAGGTACGGATGATCGAGTGCCCGCCGTCCACCAGCCGGAACACGCTGAGGTTGCCGACCGGCCGCCGCCGGTACAGCAGCGAGTGCTGGACCAGGGTCGGCAGGATGTCCGGGACCAGCGAGCTCGCGCCGTCGCCGACGAAGGCCAGCACGTTGTCGTCCCGGGTCAGCGCCACCGCGGGGACCGCCTGCAGCGCGTCGCCCATCAGCGCCCGGCCGTACCAGCCGGAGAAGCCCGGGCCGGTCCGGGGAAGGTTCCGCAGCGCCGAGATCCCGCCCCGGCCGACGTCGAACAGGCCGGTGTAGGTGTAGTTCTGACGTGTGATCAAGTCATCGAGCAGGCCGCCGAGCCGGTGGAAGAAGTAGTTGGCGCTCATCGGCCGCAGCGGCAACTGGTGCAGCAGGTCCGAGGGGCTGTCGGCGGCCTCGGCCAGCGCGGCGCGGCGCAGCGACAGCACCTCCGGATCGGGCGCGACCCGGCTCGCCACCTCGCGCAGGAACTCCCGGGCGGGGCCGAGTACCAGGTGGTCGGTGAACGGCGCCGCGTGCGCCGGATCGGCGGTGACCTGCACCACGTGCAGCGAGCGCTCCAGGGCCTGCGTGGTGAACGGCGTGGCCGACTCCGGGATCCGGCTCTTCAGGAAGAGCAGCGACTGGTCGCGCTTGGACCGCAGCCTGCCCTCGCGGTGCAGGTACTCGTGCACCCGCGCCGAGGTGCCGTACATGCCCAGGGTGCCCAGGTACTCCTCCACCCGGCGCCCGTCCCGGTAGCGCGCGACCGAGCCGGGGCGGGTCAGCGAGTCGGCCAGCGCGATCCCGGCGGCCCGGGCCACCCGGTAGCTGAGCTCCCGCTCCTCGTCGTCCAACTGGCCGCACTGCCAAAGCAGTCGGATCGGGTCGTGGTCCAGCATCCGCAGCAGCGGGGTGAGTTGCGACTCGCTGACACGGGCGGACGCGACCCGCGGCGGCGGGATCACGGCCGGCTCGGTCTCCGGGGAGGCGATGACGGCCAGCACGGCGGCGGTGGCCAGCAGCACCACCGGTCCCTCGTCCGCCTCGTAGGAGGCGTAGGCGGCGGCCAGGTCCTGGGCCAGCCGGTTCGGGTCGTCCAGGTAGTGGCAGCGGATCCGCCGGGCCCGCAGCACCGCCCGGGAGTCCTCGGCGCGGTGCACCGTGCCCTGGAACGGGAACCAGGCGTCGGCGGGCGACTCGGCGCAGACGATGAAGCCCCTGGCCTTGCTCTCGCGGAGGTTGGCCAGGGTGCCCTTGAACTCGTCCACCATCCCGTTGGTCACCACCAGCAGGAACGGCGTCCGGTCCAACTGCCAGCGGGCCAGCGCGCCGCAGGCCAGCGCATGCTCGCTGGCGCCGCGCAGCACCGGGTTGCCCCCGGCCTCCGCCGACCGCTCCAACTCGCCGATCAGCCCGGAGACCAGTGAACCGGTGTAGTAGTGCAGCCCCCAGGCGGATCCGGCGCGCTCGGTCAGGAAGGCCGACAGCGCCCCCGCCAGCAGCCGCGGGGCCCCGGCGGCCGAACGCAGGGTGGCGGCGGTGTGCCGGATCTGCACGAAGTCGGTCAGCGCGCGGATCACGTCGGCGGCCAGCAGCCAGGGCTCGTCGGGCAGTTGCCGCACGGTACCGGCAGCGGCCAGACGGGTCGCCGCGCCGGGGCCCACCGGTCCGGGCCGCTGGTAGACGTGGACGGTGTACCCGGACAGGTCCGCGTCCAGCCCCTCGGGCAGCGCCGCGCCCAGCTCCGCAAGCGTGTCGGCCAGGGCCTCGGGTGCCACGGCGGCTTCCCGGCCCGGGCCGGTCGTGTCGACCAGCAGCAGCGCCAGGGTGTCCCGG includes these proteins:
- a CDS encoding helix-turn-helix domain-containing protein, whose protein sequence is MPVHRQPRPIAAATSHVWPSGGRHLRPSGEASAVQAHARGHLVYAASGVLAVHTERGTSIVPANRVAWTPAGFTHYHRAHGDTDMRIVFLAPSLARLVPDHPAVFLASGLAREVLLALTGPRNYDPAAPDYSRSARSRLLRVLVEELREAPEQPLHLPEPRDDRLRAVARLLHGTPADNATLAELGRTIGASPRTLSRLFHNELGMTFYEWRTQLRVHHALVLLAEGHDTTRTAAACGWANPSSFIAAFTHIIGTTPGRYRTSHQATAPAGPPPDRTGTTDRRRGP
- a CDS encoding alpha/beta fold hydrolase, whose translation is MATFVLVPGAWKGSWAFESVVPLLERAGHTVHALTLTGLRPGDDNPTLATANLDTHADDVLRHLDRHGVSDATLVGHSYAGMVIAAAADRADGRISRLVHLDAYVPRDGESCWSSTNEHFRKVFATGAAATGHSVRPPEGGDPRRRPHPLASFLQTIRLTGAFARVPRREFVYCSGWEDRTPFAALRTRLRADPEWRVHDLPTRHDAMHEAPEAVAAILLGR
- a CDS encoding aldo/keto reductase, with the translated sequence MTIMKRALGNTGEDVTILSYGAMELRGVPRGPEIADDDAGRLLNAVLDGGINLIDTSPDYGRSEELIGTHIGHRRDEFFLSSKCGCPLEASADAPPPYPHDFSPGNVRANVERSLRRLRTDRLDLVQVHMSPSEATLREDRTVETLKELQAEGKIRFIGMSGILPNLPDHLAMGVFDVFQIPYSAVQRDHEALITRAADAGAGTLVRGGAARGAASEDKNWRSGPLSQSPGVAQQNWETSGIADLLSESGMSNMEFVLRFTLSHPGLSTTIVGTSNPAHLVGNIAVAEKGPLPDDLYQEAKKRLPLP